One window from the genome of Dyadobacter sp. CECT 9275 encodes:
- a CDS encoding polysaccharide biosynthesis/export family protein, translated as MSYLKVLCGILVVVIGLQSCATRRPLPTVTNYPLDRKVAPADQGEYKIKPGDQLRIKNLNWLSDLVPDPSAVPGNSGSEGLLLSVDVNGQIGIPEIGKLSVAGLSAQRISDTLSVLYKDIIRNPIFETQVTSLRVKVLGAVGIQGIVQLDKEYQSLGEILAKSGGIKYTDAGKTIQIVRGEGTSQRVIQYDFHELADPLIMNQQIFDNDVVYVPPSRDAVRSIRIQRNLAILQPVFTALNITILLINVLR; from the coding sequence ATGTCATATTTAAAGGTACTCTGCGGGATTTTAGTAGTAGTGATCGGGCTGCAGTCCTGTGCCACCCGGCGCCCGTTGCCCACCGTCACCAACTACCCTCTAGACCGGAAAGTGGCTCCCGCTGATCAGGGAGAATACAAAATAAAACCAGGAGACCAGCTTAGGATCAAAAACCTGAACTGGCTCTCGGACCTGGTGCCTGATCCCAGCGCAGTTCCTGGAAACAGCGGCAGCGAAGGGCTGCTTTTAAGTGTTGACGTAAACGGGCAGATCGGCATTCCGGAAATTGGCAAGCTGAGCGTAGCAGGACTTTCAGCTCAAAGAATTTCGGATACCTTATCCGTTTTATATAAAGATATCATCCGAAATCCTATTTTTGAAACTCAGGTGACCAGCCTCCGGGTGAAAGTACTCGGCGCTGTGGGGATACAGGGAATCGTGCAGCTGGATAAAGAATATCAGTCGCTTGGAGAAATCCTTGCCAAATCCGGTGGTATCAAATATACCGATGCAGGAAAAACCATTCAGATCGTAAGAGGAGAAGGCACGTCACAGCGTGTTATTCAATATGATTTTCACGAACTTGCTGATCCTCTGATCATGAATCAGCAGATTTTTGACAACGATGTCGTGTACGTGCCCCCATCACGCGATGCTGTAAGGTCAATCCGGATACAGCGGAATCTTGCTATTTTACAGCCTGTCTTTACGGCACTTAATATCACAATTCTCCTGATCAACGTTTTACGTTAA
- a CDS encoding tyrosine-protein phosphatase — protein sequence MLSAVGTDLHIHLLPGIDDGSASVQESMEILTRHYASGIRRIIATPHIRSDFFLNSRQTILPAFEKIRAEANIRYPDLSLGYAAEYFADDYFVMLLETDDLLPLFDEYVLVETSMRTEQPYFRDILRLMIDKGWKPVIAHPERYRPWWSNRKIYDELFEMGVIFQVNLLSLAGKYGPREQEMAELLIQQGKIKAIGSDLHRTVQYDDILKATQNPYFSELSSQPLLNRNEI from the coding sequence ATGTTATCAGCAGTTGGTACGGATCTCCACATACATCTCTTACCCGGGATCGATGACGGATCAGCATCAGTGCAGGAAAGCATGGAAATTTTAACCCGCCATTATGCCTCAGGAATCCGGCGGATTATTGCCACACCGCACATTCGCTCCGACTTCTTCCTGAATTCGCGGCAAACCATACTCCCCGCATTTGAAAAGATCCGGGCCGAAGCCAATATCCGTTATCCCGACCTTTCACTGGGTTACGCCGCCGAATATTTTGCTGACGATTACTTTGTGATGCTGCTGGAAACAGACGATCTATTACCACTATTTGATGAATATGTGTTGGTGGAAACGTCCATGCGTACCGAACAGCCTTATTTCAGGGATATCCTCAGACTGATGATTGACAAAGGATGGAAGCCCGTGATTGCCCACCCGGAGAGATACCGCCCCTGGTGGTCCAACAGAAAAATATATGACGAGCTATTTGAGATGGGCGTTATTTTCCAGGTAAATCTGCTTTCACTGGCTGGCAAATATGGCCCCAGGGAACAGGAAATGGCAGAACTTTTAATACAACAGGGCAAGATAAAAGCCATAGGCAGTGATCTTCATCGCACGGTTCAGTACGATGATATTTTAAAAGCCACACAAAATCCTTATTTTTCTGAATTATCTTCACAACCGCTCTTAAACCGGAATGAGATCTGA